The genomic segment CAGACTTGTTTGCCACATTTAGTGACTCTGCTCAATGTGACCGTGGCTGTGTTGTTTGATGTGATGTTTATGCGATTTGGTTCAGCAGATGTGTCGCCAATGATTAAAAATGCATTATCACTCGAGTTTCTTATAATACCTCCTATTGTCAACCCACTAATATATGGTATTATACTTACCAAAATTCGTAATCGAATTAGGTTTATTTTGTTTCACAAGAAAGTTACAAGATAAATGGTTAAGTGGGTACATTTTTTAAGTCTTTTTCAATTAGGTTTCGATTAGGTTAATTTTTGATAACAGGAAAGGTGATTTATGAGTCAAGAATATTAGtctcatttattcatttttatattttacatgtgttattttaaatgaatattTACAATGGCAAGTTGtagaaaatattattaaaaaatatattaattataatgtctaataatcataacaatatGTATGCTAAATTGTTATCAGCATTAATTAGCAATATATGTGTGCTAAAAAGCCTTCCTAGGATTTTCTATATATTATACGCTGTATATATTGGTGAACCATGGGAATGGGTCAACaggtataaaaaaaacaaagagattTCCAGATATATAAATGTAATTGTATTGCTTGATAGTTACATATTGTCTCcatacaacatgttttttttttttaaatctttcaATAAAAGAACATGGGTGGGTGGAaattaaatatttcaactttgaacTACTCTTTATTCCAGAGGAAAAAGTCATGAACAGTTGTGATTTTGCTATTTTTCGGTAACAGGTAGATTCTTAATGGTTTTTGGGCTTTGAAAAACCGAAGACTATTGCGATCGTCAGAGACAGATTGAAAATGTGTTTGCATTCTATGGCAGTATGTCATCTGTAAACAATTGGAACTCTGTATTAGTATCGTAAGTCAATCCCTCTTGACATCAGGGCCATCAAGCAGGCTGCATGTTCAACTACAATGTGCTACAATCTCAATGAATTTCTCAATATTATACGTCATATTATACGTTATGAACGAtaatcatgtaggcctatcaaATAATCACAATTTCCAGTTTACTATTCAACTGTCACTTGTTGCACAGTTTAGGCCTGCTATATGAGTATCTTTGTGtgcataaataaacacatttgttCTTTCCATCCAAAATAACGtgtaatgtattttaatttgagATCCACTGAAGTTTAGCTTAGAACAAAGGTGGTAATGCCTCACAATCATTTTAGCATGCATAATCAACACCGGTATGCGTTTAATTCTGTATCCCAGGGAATGTAAATGACAGCCAGCTGTTAGACTCAAACCAATAATAACCTTATGTTCTGTTTTCTAAAGCCACTCTGTCCAGTTGTTACAGCTCTTAAGTTTAAAGGAACTGCTCTAATGTCCAACACTGTAGGTTTCAATTGTTTCCATTCTCACCGgccagtcgctttggataaaagcatctgtcaaATGACTGAGGGATATCAATGGGATATTTGGACGAAATGTAGCCTCACCTGCTACTGATAGCTTAGAAAAATGCTGACGAATCAACTGACATGTTAAAAAGTTTATTGTAGCAACAGTGTGCACAGCATTTCCTGTTGTTGAATACACCTGGCAAAAATCTCATGTTAGTAAATGTTATCAAGAGGCTCTTGAAGACAGTTGGCTATGATTGGATGGCCAATGCTACTGTACACTAACCTGCTTTTCAAGATGGAAGCGGAGTGGACCTACGAGGTAAAGCCACGACGTACATAAAGAGTGACCAAAAGCATTGATTTctacaaataaatgaaaatgaacAAGGCTTCCGCATTTATgcaaatatgtatttatatgtataacATATTATCATGTTATCATGTTGACAAATCAACATAAGCCATAGAGGTGTTTTTGAGGCTGGCCTCCCCAGGCCCCATCATGGATCCGCCCCTGCCACTGGGACTGTGTTCGGCATAGTGTGCGAGAGTCAGATTAACTAATATTACTGCCGGCCACAGGGGAAACATTAAACCCTTACATAATGACTGCATGAGTTTGAAAGCACCAACGAGGCCTGACTCACAGTGGAGGACTGAAGAGGAGGCTACTGTAGATCATGTCATGATCATGGATAACACTTCTGACATAACAATGTTGACACTTTCAGGGTTGAGCGGGGAGACCACCAACAGAATGGTTATTTTCTCCCTCACTCTACTTTGCTACTTTCTGATTCTGATGGTTAACATTTCCCTGGTTCTGACCATCATCTTggaccacaacctccaccaacCCATGTATATCTTTGTGTGTAACCTGTGCCTCAATGCTCTTTATGGAACTGCCGGTTTCTACCCCAGGTTCCTTCTGGACCTGCTCTTCTCTTGGCACGTGATCTCGATCGGGGGTTGTGTGGTGCAAGGTTTGGTCATATATTCCTCAGTCTGCATTGAATATTCTATCCTTGCGCTGATGGCCTATGACAGGTATGCTGCAATATGCCGACCACTCGATTATCACTCTCTTATGAAAAAGCGCAATGTCAGTCTGCTTACATGCTTCTCCTGGGTCATTCCTTTTTTAATTATACTGGCTTCTACTATAAAAACATATACACTGAAATTATGTGGCACGCACATAGATAAACTCTATTGTGCCAGTTGGTTGGTAGTTAAAATCGCTTGTTCTCCTGGTCTGACAAACGCTGTTTTAAGTTACATTaccatcattatttatttttttcattttgtttatatttttatgtCGTACTTTTATCTGGTCAGAACATGTGTGAAGTCGATAGAGACCAAAAGAAAATTCATGCAGACTTGTTTGCCACATTTAGTGACTTTGCTCAATGTGATGGTGGCTGTGTTGTTTGATGTGATGTTTATGCGATTTGGTTCAGCAGATGTGTCGCCAATGATTAAAAATGCATTATCACTCGAGTTTCTTATAATACCTCCTATTGTCAACCCACTAATATATGGTATTATACTTACCAAAATTCGTAATCGAATAAGGTTTATTTTGTTTCACAAGAAAGTTACAAATTAAATGGTTAAGTGGGTACATTTTTTAAGTCTTTTTCAATTAGGTTTCGATTAGGTTAATTTTTGATAACAGAAAAGGTGAATTATGAGTTAAGAATATTAGTctcatttattcattttcataTTTTACATGTATTATTACAATTGAATATTTACAATGGCAAGGTGTAGAAAATATCATCAAAAAAATTCATTAATTATAATTTCTAATAATCATAGCAATATGTATCCTAAATTGTTATCAGCATTAATTAGAAATATATGTGTGCTAAAAAGCCTTTCTAGGATTTTCTATATATTATACGCTGTATATATTGGTGAACCATGGGAATGGGTGCAAGTTTCAAAGGGTATAAAAAAA from the Gadus macrocephalus chromosome 20, ASM3116895v1 genome contains:
- the LOC132448824 gene encoding olfactory receptor 10J5-like; this encodes MSLKAPTRPDSQWRTEEEATVDHVMIMDNTSDITMLTLSGLSGETTNRMVIFSLTLLCYFLILMVNISLVLTIILDHNLHQPMYIFVCNLCLNALYGTAGFYPRFLLDLLFSWHVISIGGCVVQGLVIYSSVCIEYSILALMAYDRYAAICRPLDYHSLMKKRNVSLLTCFSWVIPFLIILASTIKTYTLKLCGTHIDKLYCASWLVVKIACSPGLTNAVLSYITIIIYFFHFVYIFMSYFYLVRTCVKSIETKRKFMQTCLPHLVTLLNVMVAVLFDVMFMRFGSADVSPMIKNALSLEFLIIPPIVNPLIYGIILTKIRNRIRFILFHKKVTN